One Halobaculum marinum genomic window carries:
- a CDS encoding LURP-one-related/scramblase family protein produces the protein MTQKLISIGDDFFVENSAGERVFKIDGKALRVRDTLRMTDLRTGDTYTIQEKLLRVRNSMTIQRNGHPAASVHKAVVSPIRNRFTVSIQGGTDLAVKGNVLNHEYKLMRDGDRVAEVSKKWFRVRDSYGIQVSPDLDAGLVVACTIAIDMIVHPTR, from the coding sequence ATGACGCAGAAACTCATCTCGATCGGCGACGACTTCTTCGTCGAGAACAGCGCCGGCGAGCGTGTATTCAAGATCGACGGGAAGGCGCTCCGCGTCAGGGACACGCTGAGAATGACTGATCTCCGGACCGGCGACACGTACACGATCCAGGAGAAACTCCTCCGCGTCAGAAACTCGATGACTATCCAGCGGAACGGTCACCCCGCTGCGAGCGTTCACAAGGCTGTCGTCAGCCCCATCCGCAACCGATTCACCGTCTCGATACAGGGTGGGACTGACCTGGCGGTGAAGGGGAACGTCCTGAACCACGAGTACAAACTGATGCGCGACGGCGACCGAGTCGCGGAGGTCTCAAAGAAGTGGTTCCGCGTTCGCGACAGCTACGGCATCCAGGTCTCGCCCGACCTCGACGCGGGGCTCGTCGTCGCGTGCACGATTGCGATCGACATGATAGTGCACCCGACTCGATGA